From Erwinia pyri, a single genomic window includes:
- the fadI gene encoding acetyl-CoA C-acyltransferase FadI, giving the protein MSKALPLLTRQGERIAITHGLRTPFARQATALHGVPAIELGRMVVSELMARSELPPEVIEQLVFGQVVQMPEAPNIAREIVLGSGLNVRTDAYSVSRACATSFQAVANVAESLLAGTIQAGIAGGADSSSVLPIGVSKKLGRTLVDLNKAKTFSQKIKLFSQLRPRDLLPVPPAVAEYSTGLRMGDTAEQMAKSHGISREQQDALAHRSHQLAARAWEEGRLEGEVMTAFVPPWLKPFAKDNNVRLNSSLEDYSRLRPAFDRQHGTVTAANSTPLTDGAAAVVLMTEARARELGLVPLGYLRSYAFTATDVWQDMLLGPSYASPIALDRAGITLGDLTLIDMHEAFAAQTLANLNLFADERFAREVLNRPHALGEVDQEKFNVLGGSIAYGHPFAATGARMITQTLNELRRRGGGLGLVTACAAGGLGAAMVLEAE; this is encoded by the coding sequence ATGAGCAAGGCACTTCCTTTGCTGACGCGTCAGGGCGAACGCATCGCCATTACACACGGACTCCGTACCCCTTTTGCCCGTCAGGCCACAGCCTTACATGGCGTCCCCGCTATTGAGCTGGGCAGAATGGTGGTCAGTGAACTGATGGCGCGGAGCGAACTGCCGCCGGAGGTGATTGAGCAGCTGGTCTTCGGCCAGGTGGTGCAGATGCCGGAAGCACCGAATATCGCCCGTGAGATTGTGCTGGGAAGCGGGCTTAACGTGCGCACCGATGCCTACAGCGTCAGCCGGGCCTGCGCGACCAGTTTTCAGGCGGTTGCTAACGTAGCGGAAAGCCTGCTGGCTGGCACTATCCAGGCCGGCATCGCCGGAGGCGCAGACTCCTCTTCCGTGTTGCCAATTGGCGTCAGCAAAAAGCTGGGCCGCACTCTTGTTGACCTTAATAAGGCCAAAACATTCTCGCAAAAAATAAAACTGTTCAGCCAGTTACGCCCACGGGACCTGCTGCCTGTACCGCCTGCCGTGGCGGAATACTCCACCGGTTTACGCATGGGCGACACCGCTGAGCAGATGGCGAAAAGCCACGGTATCAGCCGCGAGCAGCAGGATGCTCTGGCGCACCGGTCACATCAGCTCGCCGCCAGGGCCTGGGAAGAGGGGCGGCTGGAGGGGGAGGTGATGACCGCTTTTGTGCCGCCCTGGCTTAAACCCTTTGCAAAGGATAATAACGTCCGCCTTAACTCCTCTCTGGAAGATTATTCCCGCCTTCGTCCCGCTTTTGACCGCCAGCACGGTACGGTCACCGCTGCCAACAGTACGCCGCTGACAGATGGTGCCGCCGCCGTGGTGCTGATGACGGAAGCGCGCGCGCGTGAGCTGGGGCTGGTGCCGCTTGGCTATCTGCGCAGCTACGCCTTTACCGCCACTGACGTCTGGCAGGATATGCTGCTTGGCCCTTCCTACGCTTCGCCAATAGCGCTCGACAGGGCAGGGATCACTCTCGGGGATCTGACGCTGATTGATATGCATGAGGCCTTTGCCGCCCAGACGCTGGCAAATCTTAATCTGTTTGCTGATGAACGTTTCGCCCGTGAAGTGTTAAACCGTCCCCATGCGCTGGGTGAGGTCGACCAGGAGAAATTCAACGTGCTGGGTGGCTCTATCGCCTACGGGCATCCTTTTGCCGCCACCGGGGCCAGAATGATCACGCAGACGCTGAACGAGTTGCGACGTCGCGGTGGCGGACTGGGGCTGGTCACCGCCTGCGCGGCCGGCGGTTTAGGGGCAGCAATGGTACTGGAGGCGGAATAA
- the fadL gene encoding long-chain fatty acid transporter FadL: protein MNHKNLFAKSALAAAVAIVTSNVYAAGFQLNEFSAIGLGRAYSGEGAMGDTAASASRNPATMALMDRPMFSIGAVFIDPDVSIDGESQSGQSLNANNIAPTQWVPNIHYVQPINDQWWLGASATSNYGLATEFNNDYAAGPYAGKTDLQTVNFNLSTAYRLNQHFSFGVGFDAVYARAKIERYAGETGPALGLPADTQIAHLKGEEWGYGWNAGILYEVDDNNRFGFTYRSEVKIDFDGDYKSSIPAAFNPINQAGNFGLPYGTSGSTIPGSLTLNLPEMWELSGYHKVAPQWAVHYSLAYTSWSQFQELKATGTQGQTLFQKTEEYKDAYRIALGTSYFYDENWTFRTGIAFDDSPVPAENRSISIPDQDRLWLSAGASYAFNQDASVDVGLSWMHGQHVTVEEGGYTFNSTGKAWLYGASFNYKF from the coding sequence ATGAACCATAAAAACCTGTTTGCGAAATCTGCGCTCGCAGCTGCAGTGGCAATTGTTACGTCAAACGTTTATGCAGCCGGCTTTCAACTGAATGAATTCTCTGCCATAGGTTTGGGCCGCGCCTATTCCGGCGAAGGCGCAATGGGTGATACCGCAGCCTCTGCCAGCCGCAACCCGGCAACCATGGCCCTGATGGATCGCCCGATGTTCTCCATCGGCGCGGTGTTTATTGATCCTGACGTGAGTATCGACGGCGAAAGTCAGTCTGGCCAAAGCCTGAATGCCAATAATATTGCGCCAACGCAATGGGTACCGAATATTCATTATGTTCAGCCAATTAACGATCAATGGTGGCTTGGGGCTTCCGCAACCTCTAATTATGGTCTGGCGACGGAATTTAATAATGATTACGCAGCCGGTCCTTATGCCGGTAAAACCGATCTGCAGACCGTTAACTTTAATTTGAGTACGGCTTATCGCCTGAATCAACATTTTAGTTTTGGCGTGGGGTTTGACGCGGTTTATGCCCGGGCGAAGATCGAACGTTATGCCGGAGAAACAGGTCCGGCTCTGGGCTTGCCAGCAGATACGCAGATTGCACACCTCAAGGGTGAAGAATGGGGCTACGGCTGGAACGCCGGTATTCTGTATGAAGTTGATGATAATAACCGCTTCGGTTTTACCTACCGTTCCGAAGTAAAAATCGACTTTGATGGCGATTATAAAAGCAGTATTCCTGCCGCGTTTAACCCAATTAATCAGGCAGGCAATTTTGGCCTGCCTTACGGCACCAGCGGCAGCACTATTCCAGGCTCGTTAACCCTGAACCTGCCGGAAATGTGGGAGCTGTCAGGCTACCATAAAGTGGCACCGCAGTGGGCGGTTCACTACAGTCTGGCTTACACCAGCTGGAGCCAGTTCCAGGAGCTGAAAGCGACCGGAACCCAGGGACAGACGCTGTTCCAGAAAACCGAAGAGTATAAAGATGCCTACCGTATCGCCCTCGGAACCTCCTATTTCTATGATGAAAACTGGACTTTCCGCACCGGTATCGCCTTTGACGACAGCCCGGTTCCTGCCGAGAATCGCTCCATTTCCATTCCGGATCAGGATCGTCTCTGGCTGAGCGCCGGCGCCTCTTATGCCTTTAACCAGGATGCGTCAGTGGATGTGGGCCTCTCCTGGATGCATGGCCAGCACGTCACGGTTGAAGAAGGCGGCTATACCTTCAACTCTACCGGTAAAGCCTGGCTGTATGGTGCGAGCTTCAACTACAAGTTCTGA
- the fadJ gene encoding fatty acid oxidation complex subunit alpha FadJ has translation MENGKAFGLTMRLDNVGVITVDVPGEKMNTLKAEFAAQIREVISEARSNPHLVGLVLISGKPDSFIAGADIAMIDRCTTAKEAEALALEGQQVMSEIASLAVPVVAAIHGACLGGGLELALACNQRVCTLDDKTRLGLPEVQLGLLPGSGGTQRLPQLIGVSQALEMILTGKTLRAKQALKLGLVDDAVPQTILLETAVKMVLKGRKTHKALPLRERLFSAPAGRAILFSLAGKKTEAKTRGNYPATRKILSVVRTGLQKGHLIGYCEEAKAFGQLAMTPESAALRSLFFATTEMKKEWGAEVKPREVKSVGVLGGGLMGGGIAYVTATRGKLPVRIKDITPDGINHAMKYSWDLLSKSVQRRHIRPAERQRQIALIGGGTDFQGFHHRDIIIEAVFEDLALKQKMVAEVEANTSAQTLFASNTSSLPIADIAANAERPENVIGLHYFSPVDKMPLVEVIPHAGTSSETVATTVALAKKQGKTPIVVADRAGFYVNRILAPYINEAMRCLLEGEPIEVIDRALEKFGFPVGPIQLLDEVGIDIGTHILPVLESAWGERFRAPDQLDAVLKDGRKGRKNGRGFYQYGRKTFGKRKAVDAEIYTLLNLTPKTHLSAQTIAERCVMMMLNEAARTLDEGVIRSARDGDVGAVFGIGFPPFLGGPFHYMDRTGAAAIVNTLERLKESYGERFTPCEALLKRASSEETFYKTESKLNSHADSAG, from the coding sequence ATGGAAAACGGCAAAGCCTTTGGGCTGACCATGCGGCTGGATAACGTCGGCGTCATCACTGTTGATGTGCCAGGCGAGAAGATGAACACGCTGAAAGCGGAATTTGCTGCGCAGATCCGGGAAGTGATTAGCGAAGCGCGCAGCAACCCCCACCTTGTCGGACTGGTGCTGATATCCGGCAAACCGGATTCATTTATAGCCGGGGCGGATATCGCCATGATTGACCGCTGCACAACGGCTAAAGAAGCGGAAGCGCTGGCGCTGGAAGGGCAGCAGGTGATGTCTGAGATAGCCTCACTGGCGGTGCCGGTGGTGGCCGCCATCCATGGAGCCTGCCTCGGCGGTGGGCTGGAGCTGGCGCTGGCCTGTAATCAGCGCGTTTGCACGCTGGATGACAAAACGCGGCTGGGGCTGCCGGAAGTTCAGCTGGGTCTGCTGCCGGGATCGGGAGGTACACAGCGTCTGCCGCAGCTGATTGGTGTCTCGCAGGCGCTGGAGATGATCCTCACCGGTAAAACGTTGCGGGCTAAGCAGGCGTTGAAATTGGGGCTGGTGGATGACGCCGTACCGCAAACCATCCTGCTGGAAACAGCCGTAAAAATGGTGTTGAAGGGACGTAAAACGCATAAAGCTCTGCCCCTGCGCGAGCGCCTGTTCAGTGCGCCAGCAGGCAGAGCCATTCTCTTCTCGCTGGCAGGTAAAAAGACCGAAGCCAAAACCCGGGGCAACTATCCGGCAACGCGGAAAATTCTTTCTGTGGTGCGGACAGGCCTGCAGAAGGGGCATCTGATTGGCTATTGCGAAGAGGCAAAAGCCTTTGGGCAACTGGCGATGACGCCAGAATCGGCCGCGCTGCGTAGCCTCTTTTTTGCCACCACTGAAATGAAAAAAGAGTGGGGGGCAGAGGTTAAACCCCGCGAGGTGAAGTCAGTCGGCGTGCTGGGCGGCGGGCTGATGGGCGGAGGGATTGCGTATGTCACCGCCACGCGTGGCAAACTTCCGGTGCGCATTAAAGATATCACCCCCGACGGCATTAACCATGCGATGAAATACAGCTGGGATCTGCTGAGCAAAAGCGTGCAGCGTCGGCATATCCGTCCTGCCGAACGGCAGAGGCAGATAGCGCTGATTGGCGGCGGCACCGATTTTCAGGGCTTCCATCACCGGGATATCATTATTGAAGCGGTCTTCGAAGATCTGGCGCTGAAGCAGAAGATGGTGGCTGAAGTGGAAGCCAATACCTCAGCGCAGACGCTTTTTGCTTCCAATACCTCTTCGTTACCCATTGCAGATATTGCAGCAAATGCTGAGCGGCCTGAAAATGTGATCGGGCTGCACTACTTCAGTCCGGTAGACAAGATGCCGCTGGTAGAGGTGATCCCGCACGCAGGGACCTCATCTGAAACTGTCGCCACCACGGTAGCACTGGCGAAGAAGCAGGGAAAAACGCCCATTGTGGTGGCCGACCGTGCGGGTTTTTATGTCAATCGCATTCTGGCTCCTTATATCAATGAAGCGATGCGCTGTCTGCTGGAGGGTGAGCCGATAGAGGTGATTGACCGTGCGCTGGAAAAATTCGGTTTTCCTGTAGGGCCGATACAGTTGCTGGATGAAGTGGGTATCGATATCGGCACCCATATTCTTCCCGTGCTGGAAAGCGCCTGGGGCGAGCGTTTCAGGGCGCCTGACCAGTTGGATGCGGTACTAAAAGATGGCCGTAAAGGGCGCAAAAACGGCCGGGGGTTTTATCAGTACGGGCGTAAAACCTTTGGCAAAAGAAAAGCGGTGGATGCGGAGATTTATACTTTGTTAAACCTGACGCCCAAAACGCATCTCAGCGCCCAGACCATTGCCGAACGTTGCGTAATGATGATGCTGAATGAGGCGGCAAGAACGCTTGATGAAGGCGTTATTCGCTCTGCAAGGGATGGCGACGTTGGTGCCGTATTTGGCATCGGTTTTCCTCCTTTCCTCGGTGGCCCTTTCCACTATATGGACAGAACAGGTGCCGCTGCGATCGTCAACACATTAGAGCGGCTGAAGGAGTCTTATGGCGAACGCTTTACCCCGTGCGAGGCGTTGTTAAAACGGGCCAGTTCAGAAGAAACCTTTTACAAAACGGAGAGTAAGCTGAATAGCCATGCGGATTCAGCGGGTTAG
- the sixA gene encoding phosphohistidine phosphatase SixA: MQVFIMRHGDAALDAASDSVRPLTHCGCNESRQMANWLNGQAVNIERVLVSPYLRAEQTLSTVREGLTLPDGQDILSELTPGGDPALVASYLQVLAKEGVGSVLVISHLPLVGYLVSELCPQESPPMFATSAIASIDFNADSSSGKLEWQVSPSKLAKAM, translated from the coding sequence ATGCAAGTTTTCATTATGCGTCACGGCGATGCTGCTTTAGATGCGGCTAGTGATTCTGTAAGACCTCTGACTCATTGCGGATGTAATGAATCACGCCAGATGGCGAACTGGCTCAACGGCCAGGCAGTGAATATTGAACGTGTGCTGGTCAGCCCCTATCTGCGTGCTGAACAGACGCTCTCTACGGTGCGTGAAGGACTGACGTTGCCGGATGGGCAGGATATTCTGTCCGAACTGACGCCCGGTGGTGATCCTGCCTTAGTTGCCAGCTATCTGCAGGTATTAGCGAAGGAAGGCGTAGGGTCGGTGCTGGTGATCTCTCACCTGCCTCTGGTGGGCTATCTGGTCTCCGAACTCTGCCCACAGGAATCACCGCCGATGTTTGCCACTTCGGCCATTGCCAGCATCGATTTCAATGCTGACAGCAGCAGCGGCAAGCTGGAATGGCAGGTGAGCCCGTCAAAACTGGCTAAAGCCATGTAA
- the smrB gene encoding endonuclease SmrB, whose protein sequence is MSKKQPLSAEDQALFRGLMTGTRKLAQDTIVHKPPRKKISEVPQKKLLSEQMDASHYFSDEFQPLLAEEGPMRYVRSDVSHYELKKLRRGDYSPEIFLDLHGLTQRQAKAELGALIAACRREHIFCASVMHGHGKHVLKQQTPLWLAQHPLVMAFHQAPKLFGGDAALLVLIEIEEWLPPELP, encoded by the coding sequence ATGAGTAAAAAACAGCCCCTCAGCGCCGAAGATCAGGCCTTGTTTCGTGGATTAATGACCGGCACCCGCAAGCTGGCGCAGGACACCATCGTCCATAAACCGCCGCGCAAGAAAATTTCTGAGGTGCCGCAAAAAAAGCTGCTTTCCGAGCAGATGGATGCCAGCCACTATTTTTCTGATGAGTTTCAGCCGCTGCTGGCTGAAGAAGGCCCCATGCGTTACGTGCGAAGTGACGTCAGTCATTACGAACTCAAGAAGCTGCGACGTGGGGATTACAGCCCGGAGATTTTTCTCGACTTGCACGGATTAACGCAAAGGCAGGCGAAGGCGGAACTGGGTGCGCTGATTGCAGCCTGTCGCCGCGAGCACATATTTTGTGCCAGCGTAATGCATGGTCACGGCAAACATGTTCTCAAACAGCAGACGCCTTTATGGCTGGCCCAGCATCCTCTGGTGATGGCATTCCATCAGGCGCCAAAATTGTTTGGCGGCGATGCGGCCCTGCTGGTATTGATTGAGATAGAGGAGTGGTTGCCGCCTGAGCTGCCCTGA
- a CDS encoding sulfite exporter TauE/SafE family protein, producing MDWFVISPLLVGLLFFVAMLAGFIDSIAGGGGLLTVPALMSVGLSPAQAIATNKLQSVGGSFSASLYFVRRKAVNLSEQKLNIAMTFIGAITGAILIQHIQAELLRQILPVLLIAIGLYFLLMPKIGEEDRQRRLHGLPFALVAGGCVGFYDGFFGPGAGSFYALAFVTLCGFNLAKSTAHAKVLNFTSNFGGLLFFMFGGKVVWGTGLVMLVGAICGARLGARMVLSRGQTLIRPMVVIVSAVMSAKLLYDSHGAAIAAWFHQLFS from the coding sequence ATGGATTGGTTTGTCATCAGCCCGCTGCTGGTTGGGCTGCTTTTCTTTGTGGCTATGCTGGCCGGATTTATTGATTCCATCGCCGGAGGCGGCGGATTACTCACCGTTCCTGCGCTGATGTCTGTGGGGCTCTCTCCGGCGCAGGCTATTGCCACCAACAAATTGCAGTCTGTGGGCGGCTCGTTCTCGGCGAGCCTCTATTTTGTGCGCAGGAAAGCGGTCAATCTGAGCGAGCAGAAGCTCAATATTGCGATGACGTTTATTGGCGCGATAACCGGCGCTATCCTGATCCAGCATATTCAGGCGGAGCTGCTGCGCCAGATCCTGCCGGTGCTGCTGATTGCGATAGGGCTCTATTTCCTGCTGATGCCTAAAATTGGCGAGGAAGATCGCCAGCGCCGTCTGCACGGGCTGCCGTTTGCGCTGGTTGCGGGCGGCTGCGTGGGCTTTTACGACGGTTTCTTTGGCCCCGGCGCGGGTTCGTTCTATGCGCTCGCTTTCGTTACCCTGTGCGGTTTTAACCTGGCGAAATCGACCGCGCATGCCAAAGTGCTTAATTTCACCTCCAACTTTGGCGGTCTGCTCTTCTTTATGTTTGGCGGCAAAGTGGTGTGGGGCACCGGGCTGGTAATGCTGGTAGGTGCTATTTGCGGTGCACGGTTGGGCGCCCGTATGGTGCTGAGCCGTGGTCAGACGCTGATCCGTCCGATGGTGGTGATTGTCTCTGCGGTGATGAGCGCCAAATTGCTCTATGACAGCCACGGCGCGGCCATCGCCGCATGGTTCCATCAGCTGTTTAGCTGA
- the aroC gene encoding chorismate synthase, with protein sequence MAGNTIGQLFRVTTFGESHGLALGCIVDGVPPGIPLTEADLQHDLDRRRPGTSRYTTQRREPDQVKILSGVFEGVTTGTSIGLLIENTDQRSQDYSEIKDVFRPGHADYTYEQKYGLRDYRGGGRSSARETAMRVAAGAIAKKYLALKHGIKVRGYLAQIGDVACELKDWEQVEQNPFFCPDPDKIEALDELMRALKKEGDSIGAKVSVMAENVPTGLGEPVFDRLDADLAHALMSINAVKGVEIGDGFAVVSQRGSQHRDEIRADGFQSNHAGGILGGISSGQPILATLAMKPTSSITVPGKTINRFGEEVEMITKGRHDPCVGIRAVPIAEAMMAIVLMDHLLRQRAQNADVHTAIPRW encoded by the coding sequence ATGGCCGGTAACACGATTGGACAACTCTTCCGCGTCACCACCTTCGGGGAGTCTCACGGACTGGCGCTTGGCTGTATTGTTGATGGCGTGCCGCCCGGCATTCCGCTGACGGAAGCTGATTTGCAGCACGATCTGGACCGCCGCCGTCCGGGCACGTCCCGCTATACCACTCAGCGCCGTGAACCGGATCAGGTGAAAATTTTATCGGGCGTGTTTGAAGGGGTCACCACCGGCACCAGCATTGGCCTGCTGATTGAAAATACCGACCAGCGTTCGCAGGATTACAGTGAAATCAAGGATGTATTCCGTCCCGGACATGCTGATTACACCTACGAGCAGAAATATGGCCTGCGCGACTACCGCGGCGGCGGGCGTTCTTCAGCCCGTGAAACAGCGATGCGCGTTGCGGCGGGCGCCATTGCAAAAAAATATCTGGCGCTGAAACATGGCATCAAAGTGCGCGGCTATCTGGCGCAGATTGGCGATGTAGCCTGTGAGCTGAAAGATTGGGAGCAGGTTGAGCAAAACCCATTCTTCTGCCCCGATCCGGACAAAATTGAGGCGCTGGATGAGCTGATGCGCGCGCTCAAAAAAGAGGGTGACTCCATCGGTGCCAAAGTCTCTGTTATGGCAGAAAACGTGCCCACAGGGCTGGGTGAACCGGTGTTCGACCGTCTGGATGCGGATCTGGCCCATGCGCTGATGAGCATTAATGCGGTGAAAGGGGTGGAAATCGGTGACGGGTTCGCGGTGGTCAGCCAGCGTGGCAGCCAGCATCGTGATGAAATCCGTGCGGATGGCTTTCAGAGCAATCATGCGGGCGGCATTTTAGGCGGCATCAGCAGCGGACAGCCGATTCTGGCGACCCTGGCGATGAAGCCCACCTCCAGCATCACCGTGCCGGGCAAAACCATTAACCGCTTCGGGGAAGAAGTGGAGATGATCACCAAAGGCCGCCACGATCCCTGCGTAGGGATCCGCGCGGTGCCGATCGCCGAGGCGATGATGGCGATCGTTCTGATGGATCATTTACTGCGTCAGCGTGCTCAGAATGCTGATGTGCACACGGCTATTCCTCGCTGGTAA
- the mepA gene encoding penicillin-insensitive murein endopeptidase, which translates to MKKTLFALSALLFSAATLAATPWQSIRQPISGSPQSIGQFANGCIVGAQALPLNSPDYQVMRQDQRRYYGHPDLILFIQRLSTQVHNLQLGEVLIGDMGMAAGGRFSSGHASHQSGLDVDIWLQLPKTRWTPQMLLKPQPLDLVAADGKNVVARHWQPEIDSLIKLAAKDEEVTRIFVNPAIKKQLCADAGADRDWLRKVRPWFGHRAHMHVRLRCPVGSLECQDQPVPPAGDGCGAELQSWFLPPKPGTGKPVKREPPPLPPSCQALLDKHLL; encoded by the coding sequence ATGAAAAAGACGCTGTTTGCGCTTTCTGCTCTGCTGTTCAGTGCCGCCACCCTGGCGGCCACGCCGTGGCAATCCATTCGCCAGCCGATTAGCGGTTCGCCGCAGTCGATTGGCCAGTTTGCCAACGGCTGTATCGTCGGCGCGCAGGCGCTGCCGCTTAACTCGCCGGATTACCAGGTGATGCGGCAGGATCAGCGCCGCTATTATGGGCATCCCGATCTGATCCTGTTTATTCAGCGCCTCAGCACACAGGTGCATAACCTGCAGCTGGGTGAAGTGCTGATTGGCGATATGGGTATGGCGGCGGGCGGGCGCTTCAGCAGCGGTCATGCCAGCCATCAGTCGGGGCTTGATGTGGATATCTGGCTCCAGCTGCCGAAAACGCGCTGGACCCCGCAGATGTTACTCAAGCCGCAGCCGCTCGATTTAGTGGCGGCAGATGGTAAAAATGTGGTGGCGCGTCACTGGCAGCCAGAGATCGACAGCCTGATTAAACTTGCAGCGAAAGATGAGGAAGTCACGCGCATCTTCGTTAATCCTGCAATTAAAAAGCAGCTTTGTGCCGATGCAGGCGCCGATCGCGACTGGCTGCGTAAAGTGCGTCCCTGGTTTGGACATCGGGCGCATATGCACGTCCGCCTGCGCTGTCCTGTTGGCAGCCTGGAGTGCCAGGATCAGCCAGTACCGCCTGCCGGAGATGGCTGTGGTGCCGAGCTGCAAAGCTGGTTCCTGCCACCGAAACCAGGCACGGGTAAGCCGGTGAAGCGTGAGCCGCCGCCGTTGCCGCCTTCCTGTCAGGCATTACTGGATAAACATCTGCTTTAG
- a CDS encoding YfcZ/YiiS family protein yields the protein MTHALNKCSANETAACCCVDVGTIMDNTDCTASWSKLYETRQQAEEALATLTEKARQVESDPCVIEARFSEQAAGVLLEADFIFSCQAETMIFQLGLR from the coding sequence ATGACTCACGCTCTGAATAAATGCAGTGCAAATGAAACGGCCGCCTGCTGCTGTGTGGATGTAGGCACCATCATGGACAACACCGACTGCACCGCCAGCTGGAGCAAGCTGTATGAAACCCGCCAGCAGGCGGAAGAGGCGCTGGCGACGCTGACTGAAAAAGCGCGTCAGGTAGAATCCGATCCCTGCGTCATTGAGGCTCGCTTCAGCGAACAGGCCGCTGGCGTGCTGCTTGAGGCTGACTTCATCTTCAGCTGCCAGGCAGAAACGATGATTTTCCAGCTCGGCCTGCGTTAA
- the prmB gene encoding 50S ribosomal protein L3 N(5)-glutamine methyltransferase, translating to MDKIFVDEAVSELHTIQDMLRWSVSRFSAADLWYGHGTDNPWDEAVQLVLPTLYLPLDIPEDMRTARLTSSERHRIVERVIRRINERIPVSYLTNKAWFCGHEFYVDERVLVPRSPIGELINDRFAGLISFEPTHILDMCTGSGCIAIACAYAFPEAEVDAVDISTDALAVTEQNIEAHGLTHQVTPIRADLFRELPKTPYDLIITNPPYVDQEDMGDLPNEFRHEPELGLAAGSDGLKLARRILANAPDYLTEQGVLICEVGNSMVHMMDQYPDVPFTWLEFENGGDGVFMLTRQQIIDARHHFSIYKD from the coding sequence TTGGACAAAATTTTCGTTGATGAGGCAGTCAGTGAGCTGCACACCATCCAGGATATGCTGCGCTGGTCGGTCAGCCGCTTTTCCGCAGCCGATCTCTGGTATGGTCACGGCACCGATAATCCCTGGGATGAAGCCGTGCAGCTGGTGTTGCCCACCCTCTATCTGCCGCTGGATATCCCGGAAGATATGCGCACCGCAAGGCTGACCTCCAGCGAGCGTCACCGCATTGTCGAACGTGTTATTCGCCGCATCAATGAACGCATTCCGGTCTCTTATCTCACTAACAAAGCCTGGTTCTGTGGTCACGAGTTTTACGTTGACGAGCGCGTGCTGGTACCCCGTTCGCCGATTGGTGAGCTGATCAATGACCGCTTCGCCGGGCTAATCTCCTTTGAGCCTACCCATATTCTGGATATGTGTACCGGCAGCGGCTGCATCGCTATCGCCTGCGCTTACGCCTTCCCGGAGGCGGAAGTGGATGCGGTGGATATCTCTACCGATGCGCTGGCGGTGACGGAGCAAAACATTGAAGCTCATGGTCTTACGCATCAGGTGACGCCAATCCGCGCCGACCTGTTCCGCGAGTTGCCAAAAACCCCTTATGACCTGATTATCACCAATCCGCCTTATGTGGATCAGGAAGATATGGGTGATTTGCCGAATGAATTCCGCCATGAACCGGAGCTGGGCCTGGCGGCCGGAAGCGATGGTCTGAAACTGGCTCGCCGTATTCTGGCTAATGCGCCGGACTACCTGACCGAGCAGGGTGTGTTGATTTGTGAAGTGGGCAACAGCATGGTGCACATGATGGATCAGTATCCTGACGTACCCTTTACCTGGCTGGAATTTGAAAACGGCGGCGACGGCGTCTTTATGTTGACCCGTCAGCAGATTATTGACGCCCGGCACCACTTCAGCATCTATAAAGATTAA